The Dasypus novemcinctus isolate mDasNov1 chromosome 12, mDasNov1.1.hap2, whole genome shotgun sequence genome includes a window with the following:
- the LOC101443157 gene encoding olfactory receptor 6C2-like gives MSPNTTCRLNRSQQSVMRNSTITTFILLGLTDDPQLQVLLFVFLLLTYLLSVTGNLIIITLTFVDSHLKVPMYFFLQNFSFLEVSFTSACIPRFLYNIAMGDKVITYKSCVIQVFLIDLFAVSEFFLFAAMSYDRYVAICKPLHYMTIMSKSACNYLIICCWTAGLCIIIPPFNMFLKVEFCASNIIDHFACDAIPLVKIACSDTRLLEETVIICAVLTLIMTLPWVVLSYAYIIRTIFRFPSVQQRKKAFSTCSSHMIVVSITYGICIFIYINPAAKDKVTTNKVVSLLVSSLSPTRNPFIYTLRNNQVKRAFKDSIKKIEFLSTK, from the coding sequence ATGTCTCCAAATACCACATGCAGATTGAACAGAAGTCAGCAGTCAGTGATGAGAAACAGTACAATAACCACATTCATTCTGTTGGGACTGACAGATGACCCTCAGCTACAAGTTCTGCTTTTTGTATTTCTCCTTCTCACCTACCTGCTGAGCGTAACTGGGAACCTGATCATCATCACACTCACCTTTGTGGATTCCCATCTTAAAGTACCCATGTACTTTTTCTTACAaaatttttccttcttggaagTCTCCTTCACATCTGCTTGTATTCCTAGATTTTTATACAACATAGCTATGGGTGACAAGGTCATTACCTACAAATCTTGTGTCATCCAAGTGTTCCTTATTGATCTCTTTGCAGTGTCagaattttttctctttgctgccatgtcctatgaccgctatgtggccatctgcaaaCCACTACACTACATGACCATCATGAGCAAAAGTGCCTGCAATTATCTCATCATCTGCTGTTGGACAGCTGGtttgtgtataataatcccaccatttaatatgtttttaaaagtggaATTTTGTGCCTCTAACATCATTGACCATTTTGCCTGTGATGCAATTCCCCTAGTGAAAATTGCATGCTCAGACACAAGGCTCCTGGAAGAGACAGTGATAATCTGTGCTGTGCTGACCCTGATTATGACTCTGCCTTGGGTAGTTCTGTCATATGCTTACATCATCAGGACAATTTTCAGATTCCCCTCAGTCCAGCAAAGGAAGAAGGCCTTTTCGACCTGTTCTTCCCACATGATTGTGGTTTCCATCACCTATGGCATATGCATTTTCATCTACATAAATCCTGCAGCAAAGGACAAAGTGACCACTAATAAGGTGGTTTCACTGCTCGTTTCTTCTCTTTCACCTACACGGAACCCCTTTATTTATACACTGAGGAACAATCAAGTCAAGAGAGCCTTCAAGGACTCAatcaaaaaaatagaatttctcTCTACTAAATAA